A genomic window from Ruminiclostridium cellulolyticum H10 includes:
- the proS gene encoding proline--tRNA ligase has product MAKDKKLVEEITSMNDDFGQWYTDVIKKAELVDYSSVRGCMVIKPYGYAIWENIQKSLDTRFKETGHENVYMPMFIPESLLLKEKEHVEGFAPEVAWVTHGGDEKLTERLCVRPTSETLFCEHYSNSIQSYRDLPKLYNQWCSVVRWEKTTRPFLRTLEFLWQEGHTAHATAEEAQEETIRMLNVYADVLENVLAIPVIKGRKTEKEKFAGAHATYTVESLMHDGKALQSGTSHNFGDGFAKAFDIQYTDKNNQLQYVHQTSWGVTTRLIGAIIMVHGDDSGLVLPPAIAPTQLVIIPVSQHKEGVLEKANELKQKLSAKFRVKMDDSDKMPGWKFSEYEMKGVPLRIEIGPKDIEKNQAVLVRRDNREKIFVSLDNLEETVVNTLADVQKSLLEKARELRDKKTYIAATLEEFDQIINSTPGFVKGMWCGERECEDLVKEKTGATARCMPLEQEQLSDKCMCCGKPAKSMVYWGKAY; this is encoded by the coding sequence ATGGCAAAGGATAAAAAACTGGTAGAAGAAATAACTTCTATGAACGATGATTTCGGTCAGTGGTATACCGATGTTATAAAAAAAGCCGAGCTTGTAGACTATTCAAGCGTTAGAGGATGTATGGTTATCAAGCCCTATGGCTATGCAATATGGGAAAATATTCAGAAGTCTTTGGATACAAGATTTAAGGAGACAGGGCATGAAAATGTTTACATGCCTATGTTTATACCGGAAAGCCTATTGTTGAAAGAAAAGGAACATGTCGAAGGGTTTGCACCGGAAGTTGCATGGGTAACCCATGGCGGAGATGAAAAGCTGACAGAAAGACTTTGTGTAAGACCTACTTCTGAAACTTTATTTTGTGAGCACTATTCCAATTCTATTCAATCCTATAGAGACCTGCCAAAACTCTACAACCAATGGTGTTCTGTAGTAAGATGGGAAAAGACTACAAGGCCATTTTTAAGAACACTTGAATTTCTGTGGCAGGAAGGACATACTGCACATGCTACAGCTGAGGAAGCTCAGGAAGAGACCATAAGAATGCTTAACGTATACGCAGATGTTTTGGAAAATGTACTTGCAATACCTGTAATAAAAGGAAGAAAAACTGAAAAGGAAAAGTTTGCAGGAGCCCATGCTACGTACACTGTTGAAAGTCTCATGCATGATGGCAAGGCTTTACAGTCGGGTACATCCCATAATTTTGGTGATGGGTTTGCAAAGGCTTTTGATATTCAATATACAGATAAGAACAATCAACTCCAATATGTGCACCAGACATCCTGGGGTGTGACTACACGACTTATAGGTGCAATCATAATGGTACATGGAGACGACAGCGGTTTGGTTCTCCCTCCGGCAATAGCTCCAACACAGTTAGTTATAATACCGGTTTCCCAACACAAGGAAGGTGTTTTGGAGAAGGCAAATGAATTAAAACAGAAGCTTTCCGCTAAGTTCAGGGTAAAAATGGACGATAGCGACAAAATGCCGGGATGGAAATTCAGTGAATATGAGATGAAGGGTGTTCCTCTGCGTATTGAAATAGGACCAAAAGATATTGAAAAGAATCAGGCTGTGTTGGTTAGAAGGGACAACAGGGAAAAAATATTTGTTTCTTTGGATAATCTTGAAGAAACCGTTGTAAACACTCTTGCAGACGTACAGAAATCACTTCTTGAAAAGGCAAGGGAGCTAAGGGATAAGAAAACTTATATTGCTGCAACTCTTGAAGAGTTTGACCAGATAATAAATAGTACACCGGGCTTTGTAAAAGGTATGTGGTGCGGAGAACGTGAGTGTGAAGACCTGGTTAAGGAAAAGACAGGTGCAACAGCCAGATGTATGCCTTTGGAACAGGAGCAGCTGTCAGACAAGTGTATGTGCTGCGGTAAGCCTGCGAAGTCTATGGTATACTGGGGCAAGGCATATTAA
- a CDS encoding CAP domain-containing protein, whose amino-acid sequence MKKRKKAAIVLIVLVSAFTLLPIGTLQYRVDASQSYQNLASSAGMITAQDVNLRTGPNTKFDSLYKLKKGHKLTVMGKLGDWYAVYDSANGNIGAVSARYLKVAQPKAVAKAKKVNTVKSNSNETVQKAVAAKVIDVSPDEKALLDMVNNARREEGLNPLTIDENLVKIARLKATDMKNNNYFSHTSSYYGTPFDMMKKYGVKFSIAGENLAGNQSMEKALTAWLKENGNNLYNKEFTHTGIGVVESPTYGKLFVEMFMKK is encoded by the coding sequence ATGAAAAAAAGGAAAAAAGCAGCAATAGTATTGATTGTTTTAGTTTCAGCGTTTACTCTTTTACCTATTGGTACTTTACAGTACAGAGTAGATGCTTCACAGTCATATCAAAACTTGGCCTCATCGGCAGGAATGATTACGGCACAGGATGTTAACCTGCGTACCGGCCCTAATACTAAGTTTGACAGTCTTTACAAACTGAAAAAAGGTCATAAGTTAACGGTCATGGGAAAGCTTGGGGACTGGTATGCGGTTTATGACAGTGCCAATGGAAATATCGGTGCAGTATCAGCCCGGTATTTGAAAGTAGCTCAGCCAAAAGCAGTAGCAAAGGCAAAGAAGGTCAATACAGTTAAGAGTAACTCTAATGAAACCGTACAGAAGGCTGTGGCAGCTAAAGTTATAGATGTCTCGCCTGATGAAAAGGCCTTATTGGATATGGTTAATAACGCCAGAAGGGAAGAGGGATTGAATCCTCTGACCATTGATGAAAATCTGGTGAAGATAGCCAGACTAAAGGCCACTGATATGAAAAATAACAATTACTTCAGCCACACGTCTTCATATTACGGAACTCCCTTTGATATGATGAAAAAATACGGAGTAAAGTTCAGTATTGCAGGTGAGAACCTTGCGGGCAATCAGTCCATGGAGAAGGCACTGACAGCATGGCTTAAAGAAAACGGAAACAATCTGTACAACAAAGAATTTACCCACACAGGTATAGGTGTTGTGGAGAGTCCCACATACGGTAAGTTATTTGTGGAAATGTTTATGAAGAAGTAA
- a CDS encoding RluA family pseudouridine synthase, with protein sequence MRSITAEENHEGKKIDRVVRDFFPNLASGMLYKALRKKDIKVNGVRIKEDYIVSFGDKIDIYIIDDYLIGRDDDGFSVVYDDDNLLIVNKETGIPVHPDKNQKEATLIDKLQSIYGPNLALCHRLDRNTSGLVIIAKNPATLEVMLEKIKNREIQKYYTCIVSGKMEKKNAELVDYLEKNEKLSRVFINPEKTRNSVQIITRYRILASMNSLNLLEVELVTGRTHQIRAHLAYYGHPIIGDGKYGKNAENKQYNAKYQLLCASRLTFNFQSSARHLNYLNKKTVSIDPPFSLEQVAGRQNKKL encoded by the coding sequence ATGAGATCAATTACAGCAGAAGAAAACCATGAAGGCAAAAAAATAGACAGGGTAGTACGTGATTTTTTCCCTAATCTTGCTTCGGGTATGCTATACAAGGCACTTCGCAAAAAGGATATTAAAGTTAATGGAGTTCGTATAAAAGAGGACTATATCGTTAGCTTCGGAGATAAGATAGATATCTATATCATTGACGATTATCTGATTGGCCGTGACGACGATGGTTTTTCGGTAGTTTACGACGATGACAATCTTTTAATTGTAAACAAGGAAACCGGTATTCCTGTTCATCCTGACAAAAATCAAAAGGAAGCAACTCTGATTGATAAGCTGCAAAGCATATATGGGCCCAATCTGGCCTTGTGTCACAGACTTGACAGAAATACCAGCGGGCTTGTGATCATAGCCAAAAACCCTGCCACTCTTGAAGTAATGCTGGAAAAAATAAAGAATAGAGAAATACAGAAGTATTACACCTGCATTGTTTCAGGTAAGATGGAAAAGAAAAATGCAGAGCTGGTTGATTATCTCGAAAAAAACGAGAAGCTCAGCAGAGTATTCATAAACCCTGAAAAAACCAGAAATTCCGTTCAGATAATAACCAGATACCGTATACTGGCTTCTATGAATTCCCTGAATCTTCTTGAGGTGGAGCTTGTTACAGGCAGAACCCATCAAATAAGGGCTCATCTTGCCTATTATGGCCATCCGATAATAGGAGACGGCAAATATGGCAAAAACGCCGAAAACAAGCAGTACAATGCAAAGTACCAGCTGCTTTGTGCCAGCAGGCTTACATTTAACTTTCAGAGTAGTGCAAGACACTTAAATTATTTGAATAAAAAAACAGTGTCCATCGATCCTCCATTTAGTTTGGAACAAGTAGCCGGTAGACAGAATAAAAAACTGTGA
- a CDS encoding mannose-1-phosphate guanyltransferase → MKAIIMAGGEGSRLRPLTCDLPKPMVPIMNKPVLEHTIGLLKSYGITDIGITLLYHPQIIKDYFGSGHSCGVNIYYFLEESPLGTAGGIKNAREFLDETFIVISGDSLTDLNIENALEYHRSKKSIATLILTKVDVPLEYGVVLTDEDGSIKGFVEKPSWGEIFSDMVNTGIYILEPEILSYIEVGKNTDFSRDVFPALLSSSKKIFGYVSNDYWCDIGDTRSYINSHYDILNKNLKIDIGEELDENIWVGPGTVIDKNARIIPPCVIGSNCKIGSGTVIGSYTVIGNNTIVKNDVSVVRSILWDNCYIEYGSELRGAILCNHVNLKNYVSVFENSVIGEGCKINERAIIKPNIRLWPEKIVEPLAIVDRNMIWGSRHNSKIFGENGISGIINVDISPEYATRLGAAYGSHLKTGSKVVVSSTNSNSARMFKHAFISGILSVGVEVFNMSSLLTPISRYAIGFLKADGGIHIKTDMDNPNVVRVDFMDSRGTSISRSSERKIENSFFREDFKRCSSQQISRLNNITDFSSYYVRNLIQNTNVNAIKQHNPKVCIFSRSEFVRSIVGPMLTNMGCQVISHQNCVDISLVTSVLVETDCEFGAIIDSNGENLTLISREGIIVKDDLFQAFISLIVFKRSPGTTFYVPITSSEVIERLALRYRCVVKRTKNCLQAVMDEILNRRNNSADFDQLVLNFDAIAGLVKIIEYMCVSGITLNQLLLEIPKIYIDRKSIYCPWELKGTVMRRIINDNKDKKAELIDGIKLYLEDGWVLIIPDADTPAFKIISEGSSAVTAKEHCVRFHNIVERIITNS, encoded by the coding sequence GTGAAAGCTATTATTATGGCAGGCGGCGAAGGTTCTAGGCTCCGACCCCTTACTTGTGATTTGCCAAAACCGATGGTTCCAATAATGAACAAACCTGTATTGGAACATACTATTGGTTTGTTAAAAAGTTACGGTATTACTGACATTGGCATTACATTATTGTATCATCCTCAAATAATTAAAGATTACTTCGGCAGCGGACATTCTTGCGGAGTAAACATATATTACTTTCTTGAAGAATCTCCTTTGGGTACTGCCGGCGGCATAAAAAATGCCCGGGAATTTTTAGATGAAACCTTTATTGTTATAAGCGGTGACTCTCTTACTGATCTGAATATAGAAAATGCTTTGGAATATCACCGTTCTAAGAAATCCATTGCAACACTTATACTTACAAAGGTTGATGTACCTCTGGAGTATGGAGTTGTTCTAACTGATGAAGACGGCTCTATAAAAGGGTTTGTTGAAAAACCCAGCTGGGGTGAGATATTCAGCGACATGGTTAATACCGGTATCTATATACTGGAACCTGAAATTTTAAGTTATATTGAGGTAGGTAAAAATACTGATTTCAGCCGGGATGTTTTCCCTGCTCTTCTCTCCTCTTCCAAGAAAATATTTGGCTATGTCAGTAATGACTACTGGTGTGATATCGGTGACACACGTTCTTATATAAACTCACATTATGATATTCTCAATAAAAATTTAAAAATAGATATAGGTGAAGAACTAGATGAAAATATCTGGGTTGGACCCGGTACAGTTATTGACAAAAATGCCCGGATTATTCCTCCCTGTGTTATAGGCTCCAACTGCAAAATAGGTAGTGGTACAGTTATAGGAAGCTATACAGTTATAGGTAACAATACAATTGTCAAAAATGATGTATCCGTTGTAAGAAGTATCTTGTGGGACAACTGCTACATAGAGTACGGAAGCGAACTCAGAGGTGCAATACTGTGTAATCATGTCAATCTCAAAAATTATGTCTCAGTATTCGAAAATTCGGTGATAGGAGAAGGCTGTAAAATAAATGAACGGGCCATAATAAAACCCAATATACGGCTTTGGCCGGAGAAAATTGTAGAACCCCTTGCCATAGTTGATAGAAACATGATTTGGGGTTCAAGACATAATAGTAAAATTTTCGGTGAAAACGGTATATCGGGCATTATAAATGTGGATATATCCCCCGAATATGCCACCAGGCTAGGTGCCGCCTATGGTTCACACCTTAAAACAGGATCAAAGGTTGTAGTAAGCTCAACAAATTCAAACTCGGCCCGTATGTTCAAGCACGCATTTATTTCAGGCATACTTTCTGTAGGAGTTGAAGTATTCAACATGAGCAGCCTTCTGACTCCTATATCCAGATATGCCATAGGCTTTCTAAAAGCAGACGGAGGCATCCACATAAAGACGGATATGGATAACCCCAATGTAGTAAGAGTAGATTTTATGGATTCAAGAGGAACTTCAATAAGCAGGTCCTCGGAACGTAAAATAGAGAATTCCTTCTTCCGCGAAGACTTTAAAAGGTGTTCATCCCAGCAGATAAGCAGACTTAATAATATTACTGATTTCAGCAGTTATTATGTAAGGAACCTGATTCAGAATACCAATGTAAATGCTATAAAGCAGCACAACCCCAAGGTATGTATATTTTCCAGATCAGAATTTGTACGTTCAATTGTAGGCCCTATGCTGACAAACATGGGCTGTCAGGTTATCAGCCACCAGAACTGCGTGGATATATCTTTGGTAACTTCAGTATTAGTTGAAACAGATTGCGAATTCGGTGCTATAATTGACAGTAACGGTGAAAATCTTACTCTGATAAGCAGAGAAGGTATTATTGTAAAAGATGATTTATTCCAGGCCTTTATTTCCCTTATAGTTTTCAAGAGATCGCCGGGAACGACTTTTTATGTGCCCATTACAAGTTCTGAAGTGATAGAAAGGCTGGCTTTAAGATACCGTTGTGTAGTCAAACGTACTAAAAATTGCCTGCAGGCAGTTATGGATGAGATTTTAAACAGGAGAAACAACTCCGCTGACTTTGACCAGCTTGTACTTAATTTTGATGCAATAGCAGGTCTTGTTAAAATAATAGAATACATGTGTGTATCAGGAATAACCTTAAATCAGCTGCTTCTTGAAATTCCCAAGATTTATATAGACAGGAAAAGTATTTATTGTCCGTGGGAGTTAAAAGGTACAGTAATGCGAAGAATAATTAATGATAATAAAGACAAAAAAGCTGAACTTATTGATGGTATCAAGCTCTACCTTGAAGACGGCTGGGTGCTTATCATACCTGACGCCGACACCCCGGCCTTTAAAATAATTTCTGAAGGAAGCTCTGCCGTTACGGCCAAAGAACATTGTGTAAGATTTCACAATATTGTAGAAAGGATTATTACTAACAGCTAA
- a CDS encoding GtrA family protein: MNSFGILKDKFGNIMRQMVKYGLVGVINTIITMIVLFVLQNAFGVSYKLANGAGYVCGFINSFILNKFWTFKGNQKSTLSQFIRFSLVFAVCYAMQLGFVVLLVEKMHIEKNISQLIGMVFYTLISFLLNKVFTFKN; this comes from the coding sequence ATGAACTCTTTCGGTATCCTCAAGGACAAGTTCGGCAATATTATGAGGCAGATGGTAAAGTATGGCCTTGTAGGAGTAATAAATACGATTATCACCATGATAGTATTGTTTGTTCTTCAAAATGCTTTTGGCGTTTCCTATAAACTTGCAAATGGGGCAGGCTATGTATGCGGCTTTATTAACAGCTTTATTTTAAATAAATTCTGGACATTCAAAGGTAATCAGAAGTCAACCTTAAGCCAGTTTATAAGATTTTCATTGGTCTTTGCAGTATGTTATGCAATGCAGCTTGGCTTCGTTGTTTTACTTGTTGAAAAAATGCACATTGAAAAAAATATCTCTCAGCTTATAGGAATGGTTTTCTATACCCTTATAAGCTTTTTGCTCAACAAAGTGTTTACGTTTAAGAATTAA
- a CDS encoding DUF2238 domain-containing protein — MSKFMKKISLLDTSKNQVPFSKNRALHTMMAAYAIVFIILSIKPVNTFEWWYESIVPLTVIILLGLFYSKNRLTNTAYLCILTVLVLHAVGAHYTYTACPIGMWMSRIFGFNRNHFDSIVNFFFGLLISIPVLESIYYRIRIRYIGACMLSVVIILAASAFYELFQMFSTMILSDGRMEIFLGIQGDLWDSQKDMAFVVLGAFMSMSTCIIFRINKNHKIHMVRYRKN; from the coding sequence ATGTCTAAATTCATGAAAAAGATTTCACTTCTTGACACAAGTAAAAACCAGGTTCCTTTTAGCAAAAACCGGGCACTGCATACTATGATGGCAGCCTATGCTATAGTTTTTATTATTCTATCAATAAAACCTGTTAATACATTTGAATGGTGGTACGAAAGTATTGTTCCTCTGACAGTAATAATATTGCTTGGCCTTTTTTATTCGAAAAACAGACTTACAAATACTGCATATCTTTGTATACTGACAGTGCTGGTTTTACATGCAGTAGGGGCACATTATACATACACTGCCTGCCCAATAGGAATGTGGATGAGTCGGATTTTCGGCTTTAATAGAAACCATTTTGATAGTATAGTTAATTTTTTCTTTGGTTTGCTCATTTCAATACCTGTTTTGGAAAGCATATATTACAGGATAAGAATACGATATATCGGTGCATGTATGTTGTCAGTAGTAATTATTCTGGCTGCCTCGGCATTCTATGAGCTTTTTCAGATGTTTTCAACAATGATACTGAGTGACGGACGTATGGAGATTTTTTTAGGTATTCAGGGAGATTTATGGGATTCTCAAAAAGATATGGCGTTTGTAGTGCTAGGTGCTTTTATGTCAATGAGTACCTGCATAATATTTAGAATTAATAAGAATCATAAAATACATATGGTAAGATACCGAAAAAATTAG
- the uvsE gene encoding UV DNA damage repair endonuclease UvsE, which produces MIFRLGFVAMTLDLEDCSPSGTVTYAAYNKLKDEAAKHARLVRVARCNINNTLRILKNSLALDIKVYRLTSKLIPLATHSELKDWNYVSDFCEEFERLGEYIRANNFRISAHPDHFTILNPIKPEILESSLRDLDYHVRLFEAMGLYDCRYKLVLHVGGLYGDKEKSIARFKENFLKLPDRISKRIILENDDKSFTAADVLEICEDLKIPMVLDVHHHRCVNYGEKLGELLDRIYKTWDLQDDPPKVHYSSPKNEKEFRSHADYVDLTEFLDFLHTAKKSERDIDIMLEAKMKDKALQKLSGELAEIPEITRLDKATFQI; this is translated from the coding sequence ATGATATTCAGATTGGGATTTGTAGCAATGACGCTAGACCTCGAAGATTGTTCGCCGTCTGGAACGGTAACATATGCAGCATATAACAAGCTCAAGGATGAAGCCGCAAAACATGCGAGATTGGTACGGGTAGCTAGATGCAATATTAACAATACTTTAAGGATTCTGAAAAACAGCCTTGCATTAGATATTAAAGTATACCGATTGACATCAAAGCTAATTCCATTAGCTACTCACAGTGAACTAAAGGATTGGAATTATGTTTCTGACTTTTGTGAGGAATTTGAACGTCTGGGTGAATATATACGTGCCAATAATTTCAGAATAAGTGCACATCCTGACCATTTTACAATACTTAACCCGATAAAACCTGAGATTTTGGAATCCTCTCTGCGTGATTTGGATTATCATGTCAGGCTCTTTGAGGCAATGGGATTGTATGATTGCAGGTACAAGCTTGTTTTGCATGTGGGAGGGCTTTATGGCGATAAGGAAAAATCCATTGCAAGATTTAAAGAAAATTTTTTGAAACTGCCTGACAGGATATCAAAAAGAATAATACTTGAAAATGACGATAAATCCTTTACTGCTGCCGATGTTCTGGAAATTTGTGAGGATTTGAAAATTCCCATGGTACTTGATGTCCATCATCATAGATGTGTAAACTATGGTGAGAAATTAGGAGAATTGCTTGACAGGATATACAAAACATGGGACTTGCAGGATGATCCGCCAAAGGTTCACTATTCAAGTCCAAAGAATGAAAAGGAGTTCAGAAGTCATGCTGACTATGTTGACTTAACTGAATTTCTGGATTTCCTTCATACTGCAAAAAAGTCAGAAAGGGATATTGATATTATGCTTGAGGCAAAAATGAAGGACAAAGCACTGCAAAAGCTTTCCGGCGAGCTTGCTGAGATTCCGGAAATCACAAGATTGGACAAGGCAACATTCCAGATATAG
- a CDS encoding Tex family protein, which translates to MTDIVGQLIREFNLKPFQVQNTVKLIDEGNTIPFIARYRKEVTGELNDQVLRELNERLVYLRNLDERREDVRRLIEEQGKLTEEIVKSLDSAMTLQEIEDIYRPYKLKRKTRASVAREKGLEPLATIIYSQLPTKTSINEIASRYINEEKGINSVDEAIKGALDIIAEEVSDNAEFRKVLREIIFKNGLVMSFGKKDEDSVYRMYYDFKEPVSKIARHRVLALNRGEKEDFLSVKIDLNEDLCLNFLKSNTLKNTNTEMSKYVESAVEDSFKRLIFPSLERDIRNQLTELAEDQAIKVFSENLRNLLLQPPVKDRVVLGLDPAYRTGCKLAVVDGTGKVLETTVIYPTPPQNKIDEAKKKVKELIKKYEVDIISIGNGTASKESEIFVADLLKEIDREVYYMVVSEAGASVYSASKLGAEEFPDFDVALRSAVSIARRLQDPLAELVKIDPKAIGVGQYQHDMNQKRLDESLGGVVEDCVNNVGVDLNTASAPLLSYVSGISTAIAKNVVEYREENGKFKARNELKKVKKLGNKTFEQCAGFLRITDGENILDNTSVHPESYKAAKLLLEKMGYSLEDVRAKKLSGLDNKVQQAGMSRIAEELGIGVPTLKDIINELLKPGRDPRDELPKPMLHSDVLHMEDLKQGMILTGTVRNVADFGAFVDIGVHQDGLVHISQLADKYVKNPMDVVAVGDIVKVKILEVDVERKRISLTMKEIN; encoded by the coding sequence ATGACAGACATAGTCGGGCAGTTAATCAGGGAATTCAACTTGAAGCCTTTTCAGGTGCAAAATACAGTTAAACTTATAGATGAAGGAAATACAATACCATTTATAGCTCGTTATAGAAAAGAAGTTACGGGAGAACTTAACGACCAGGTTTTAAGAGAGCTTAACGAGCGCTTAGTGTATTTAAGAAATCTGGATGAACGGCGGGAAGATGTAAGAAGGCTTATAGAGGAGCAGGGCAAACTTACGGAAGAAATAGTGAAATCTCTAGATTCAGCCATGACACTACAGGAAATAGAGGATATTTACAGACCTTACAAGTTAAAAAGGAAAACACGGGCATCTGTTGCCAGGGAAAAAGGTCTTGAACCCCTTGCTACCATTATATATTCACAGCTTCCAACAAAAACTTCTATAAATGAAATTGCTTCAAGGTATATTAACGAGGAAAAAGGAATAAACAGTGTGGATGAAGCTATTAAAGGAGCTTTAGATATAATAGCCGAGGAAGTTTCCGATAATGCTGAATTCAGAAAGGTTTTAAGAGAAATAATATTTAAAAATGGCCTTGTAATGTCTTTCGGTAAAAAGGATGAGGACTCTGTATACAGAATGTACTATGATTTTAAGGAACCCGTATCAAAGATAGCAAGACATCGAGTTCTTGCCTTAAACAGGGGGGAGAAGGAAGATTTCCTGAGTGTAAAAATAGATTTAAACGAGGACTTGTGTCTGAATTTTTTAAAGTCTAACACTCTTAAAAACACAAATACTGAAATGTCTAAATATGTTGAATCCGCTGTTGAGGATTCTTTTAAAAGACTGATTTTTCCGTCTTTGGAGAGGGATATACGCAATCAGCTTACGGAGTTAGCTGAGGATCAGGCTATAAAGGTATTTTCCGAGAATCTGAGGAACCTTCTGCTTCAGCCGCCTGTCAAGGACAGGGTGGTACTTGGTCTTGACCCGGCATACAGGACAGGTTGTAAGCTGGCAGTAGTGGATGGAACGGGTAAAGTGCTGGAGACTACCGTTATCTATCCGACTCCGCCTCAGAACAAAATAGATGAGGCAAAAAAGAAAGTAAAAGAACTTATTAAAAAGTACGAAGTTGACATAATTTCAATTGGAAACGGTACAGCCTCCAAGGAATCTGAGATATTTGTAGCTGATTTGCTGAAGGAAATAGACAGAGAGGTTTACTATATGGTGGTAAGCGAGGCGGGTGCATCGGTATATTCGGCCTCGAAGCTTGGTGCGGAAGAATTTCCGGATTTTGACGTTGCTCTCCGAAGTGCTGTTTCCATTGCAAGAAGGCTTCAAGACCCTCTGGCAGAGCTGGTAAAGATCGACCCTAAAGCAATCGGGGTTGGACAATACCAGCATGATATGAACCAGAAAAGACTTGATGAGTCTCTTGGCGGAGTGGTAGAGGATTGTGTAAACAATGTGGGTGTTGATTTGAATACAGCTTCTGCACCTTTACTTTCTTATGTTTCAGGGATAAGCACTGCAATTGCAAAGAATGTTGTTGAGTACAGAGAGGAAAACGGAAAATTTAAGGCAAGAAATGAACTAAAAAAGGTAAAGAAGCTTGGAAACAAGACATTTGAACAATGTGCAGGCTTTTTAAGAATAACAGATGGTGAAAACATTCTTGATAATACGTCCGTTCATCCCGAATCATATAAAGCAGCAAAGCTCCTTTTGGAGAAGATGGGCTATTCTTTGGAAGATGTGAGAGCAAAAAAACTTTCAGGACTTGACAATAAGGTTCAGCAGGCAGGAATGTCTCGTATAGCAGAGGAACTAGGTATTGGTGTACCGACCTTAAAGGATATAATAAATGAACTGCTAAAGCCGGGAAGAGACCCCAGGGACGAATTGCCAAAACCAATGCTTCACTCGGATGTACTTCATATGGAGGACCTGAAACAGGGAATGATACTCACTGGAACGGTAAGAAACGTAGCTGATTTCGGTGCTTTTGTTGATATAGGAGTTCATCAGGACGGACTTGTGCATATATCTCAGCTGGCTGACAAATATGTTAAAAATCCCATGGATGTAGTTGCTGTGGGGGATATAGTAAAAGTCAAGATTCTTGAAGTGGATGTTGAAAGAAAGAGAATATCCCTTACTATGAAAGAAATAAACTAA